AGGATATTAATCCATTTTGTGAAAAGGTATTAGCCAATGAATTCAATCAAGAACGTATAGTCGTTGAGGCAAATGGAACCCGTTATGCAATAAATCGCTATTGTCCACATGATGGAGGGGATCTTTCACAAGGATGGATTGCTGGTAAGCAGGTCATTTGTCCAAGGCATCGCTGGGTATTTGATTTAGAGAATTCTGGAAAATGCACGACGAATGATTGCAGCATCCATTCATTTCCTCTGGAAGATGATTAAAAAATCGTACAATATTTTTTCCTCCCTGGTTAATTAGGCTTAAGGTTAATTGTTAACATGTATATTTACGAATTCAAAACAATTAAGCAGCCTACTCTCCTTAAGAATAAGGAGAGACGGCTGCTTAAATTTACCTATTATATCTTTGAAAGAATATCTACATAACGGTCAACATAAACATTTGGATGATAATCATATTGAATAGTGGATAGTGCGTTTTGAATAATTTTTTTCCGAAGTGGAGTATCTTTTAAAATTTTTTCTATACAGTTTACACCCATATTAATATCACCTAGTTTGTATAGCATGCCGTTATGCTCATCAATAATAACTTCGTTTTTTCCTGGACTGTCTGAGCTTACAACAGGACATTTACATGCCATCGGTTCTAATAACGAATTTCCTAACCCTTCTCGCAAGGAGGTAGAAAGTACACAGCCGCCTGAATCTGTTATTATGGAGTAAATTTCAGGCATATTTTCATTAAAAACATGGATCACTTTATATTTTAATTGATGCGTTGAACAAAGCTTATGCAAATTTTCAATACTGTTTGATGATTTTGGATTACTTAAAAACCAGGCTTCGACCGGATATTTTTCTCAAGCATTCTATAAATCTTGACGAATTCTTTCCAGTTCTTTAAGCCTTCTACTCTTCCAACAAAAGCAATAACGGAATGTCCCATAATAGGCTTTGGTGATTCTGCCCAGGTTCTTTTTGAAGCATTTAGATAGTGAAATATTGGATCAACTGTATTTCCATCTATAAATATCGGAACATCCTCTCTAAAGTATGGTTTCACTAATGGTTCCAAATATTTAGCAATGCAAACAATTGCATCAACAGATTTACTTATATTTTTTTTCTTAAGTTGTTTTACTACACCCTGGCTCCAACCACGAAGTTCATAAATTTTCTTTCCTTGATAATTGTTTGGCAGGTATTTAAGATAGTCAAGAGAATAAACGAAGATAATACAATCATAACCTCCTTTTTCAACCATTTGCTGAAAATGACTAGTATTTTCAATATAATAATGAGGAATTTCTCTAAACATTTTTGCACCGTCACCACGGGCCAAAAAAAACACTTCTGCCTCAATTCCTCTGCTTATGAATGCATTGATGCGATTCCGCGTCGAACTTACCACGCCACCATCTGTTGATTTATTAATAACATATAGGATTTTAACCATTCATTATTCACCAGCCTTTTTTGTTAAACTGAACAAAGTACAGTGTGTTTCGATTCCATTTTCAAATGGTAGCTACACCTTATTTGAAATACCATTAATGCTATTCTATTCATCACTTAATAAAAAAGTATTAGGGCTAAGGTTCAAAAATCCTTACAATAGTAAGTTTTTAAATTGTCGTTTTGCAATACAATCAAAAATTTGTAAATGAAGTTAGTAATTAAGGATTAATTACTACATATGCCGTTTCCATTTTAACTTTTATTCATTAGATATAATAAATACGTCCAAAGGAGAGTTAGGTATGAAAAATCCTTTTTGTATGTCAGTCTATGTATTTGGAGATTACACAAAATATATACCTTACTATATATATAGTATTTTAAAAAGTTATCCTGATTATTTTGTAAAAATTTTTTGTATGGATCATTTGTCAGAGCAGGAGAATCTTTGTCTTGATTTAATAAGAAAGAATTTATCAACTAACTTTGAAATAAAAGAAAAATATTTTCCTTTCCCAAAATTCAGGAAAAATAAATTAGGAAAACCTTTTCGATTTTTAATCCCCCATGAAGAATTTTCAGAGTTTGAAAATGTCTATTTGGGAGATGTTGATTATCTGATTGTAAAAGAAAACCCTTCTATTTTAGAAGGGCATTTAGAACATTGCAAAAAAATCGGTCTTCCTTATAGTAATCAAATCCGTCCTAATACCAAAAGACTAACCGGACATCATTTTTTAATAGTCAAAGAATATTATCATTTAATGCAACCAATTATTGAGTACTATCAAAATCACCTTGATGAAGTTTACAATGAAATGAAGTTAAATCGTTCAGATGAAAAATTTCTATATAAAATAGTGGAAAAGGGCATAGGCTTTGGAAAAATGAAAGAGAATCATTACAGACCGCACCATGGTTTTCATTTAGGAATAATGAGAACGAATGGCTTTAAAAAATACGTTCAAGAAGGACCTACTAATCCATTTAGCAGCCTTCCACCATACCCAATATTAAGAAAGCAGTTATTAGAGTATTATCAAGATCCCTTATTTCAGGAAATCATCAATAATAACCCTATCCATGAAATCATTAGTCTTAAGGAAAAATTACAAAAAATATCAGAAATTGAATAAGTCATTTCTAACTAAATAAGACAATATAAAACACCACCGATTGATGAACTTTAAAAACAGTAAATTAATCGGTGGTGTTATTGTTTGGAAAAGAAGTATATTCAAGAGAAATCGT
The DNA window shown above is from Bacillus sp. T3 and carries:
- a CDS encoding Rieske (2Fe-2S) protein → MKLNREPDIFQALMHGFLINEAEDINPFCEKVLANEFNQERIVVEANGTRYAINRYCPHDGGDLSQGWIAGKQVICPRHRWVFDLENSGKCTTNDCSIHSFPLEDD
- a CDS encoding glycosyltransferase family 4 protein, with the translated sequence MHKLCSTHQLKYKVIHVFNENMPEIYSIITDSGGCVLSTSLREGLGNSLLEPMACKCPVVSSDSPGKNEVIIDEHNGMLYKLGDINMGVNCIEKILKDTPLRKKIIQNALSTIQYDYHPNVYVDRYVDILSKI